The following are encoded in a window of Maridesulfovibrio ferrireducens genomic DNA:
- a CDS encoding ErpA-related iron-sulfur cluster insertion protein (Members of this family, many of which are selenoproteins, show homology to the iron-sulfur cluster insertion ErpA that was described in Escherichia coli.), with the protein MFKVETTDDALAHLKAVLEQEDENGIRIFQYSTGSPCCRKILLGVTPDEPDDLNDEVEAEYYGINFIVEEEVMDRYGKSFKISLDDKKLPLVVAE; encoded by the coding sequence ATGTTCAAAGTAGAAACCACCGATGATGCTTTGGCCCACCTGAAGGCCGTTTTAGAGCAGGAAGATGAAAACGGCATCCGAATTTTTCAGTACTCCACTGGTTCCCCTTGCTGTCGCAAGATTTTGCTTGGTGTGACTCCAGATGAGCCGGACGATCTTAATGACGAAGTTGAAGCCGAATATTATGGCATTAATTTCATCGTTGAAGAGGAAGTGATGGATCGTTACGGTAAGAGTTTCAAGATTTCTCTGGACGACAAAAAATTGCCTCTTGTCGTCGCAGAATAA
- a CDS encoding glycyl-radical enzyme activating protein, translated as MLMAAEIMMSQGIINNIQRMSVQDGPGLRTTVFFKGCPLKCRWCSNPESQSFQPQLLYYDELCVGCGACAAFCPEGAVSEQDGKFIVDRDKCIDCGKCVEACPSKAREMVGKTLSVEDVMDIVCKDSLFYENSNGGVTLGGGECTSGGDFFFDLANAINEEGFHLTIDTCGFCAPARFDKVIKVADLFLFDMKHMDPEEHKRLTGQDNKIVLRNLRTALESGVEVTIRVPLMPNLNDSDENIGAMAEFLKEFGKDEIEVMPCHAFGRNKYAALGWEYLISEEYAPEQLEVVLGRFAHHGLRALIV; from the coding sequence ATGCTGATGGCTGCGGAGATAATGATGAGTCAGGGAATAATCAACAATATCCAGCGAATGTCTGTGCAGGATGGGCCTGGTCTTCGAACAACAGTGTTCTTCAAAGGGTGTCCATTGAAATGTCGGTGGTGCAGCAATCCTGAATCGCAAAGTTTCCAGCCACAACTGTTGTATTATGATGAATTGTGTGTGGGGTGCGGAGCCTGTGCCGCCTTTTGTCCCGAGGGTGCAGTGAGTGAGCAGGATGGTAAATTTATCGTTGACCGTGACAAGTGTATCGACTGTGGCAAGTGCGTCGAGGCTTGTCCTTCCAAGGCTCGGGAAATGGTCGGCAAGACTTTGTCCGTCGAGGACGTCATGGATATCGTGTGCAAGGACAGCCTGTTTTATGAGAATTCAAACGGCGGTGTGACCTTGGGGGGCGGAGAGTGCACCTCCGGTGGTGATTTCTTTTTCGATCTGGCCAACGCGATCAATGAAGAAGGTTTCCATCTCACTATAGACACCTGCGGTTTCTGTGCCCCGGCCCGTTTTGATAAGGTTATCAAGGTAGCCGATCTTTTTCTGTTCGATATGAAGCACATGGACCCGGAAGAGCACAAGCGGCTGACGGGGCAGGACAATAAGATCGTTCTTCGCAATCTGCGGACGGCTCTGGAATCCGGCGTAGAAGTAACTATCCGCGTACCGCTTATGCCGAATCTCAATGATTCTGATGAAAATATTGGAGCCATGGCTGAATTTCTCAAGGAATTCGGCAAGGACGAGATTGAGGTCATGCCGTGCCACGCCTTTGGCCGGAATAAATATGCAGCTTTGGGATGGGAATATCTTATCTCTGAGGAATACGCGCCTGAACAATTGGAAGTCGTGCTGGGACGATTTGCCCATCATGGTTTAAGGGCCTTGATTGTATAA
- a CDS encoding DMT family transporter, whose translation MELIEEKPARAELQDKALAFAKVGIIFGLLSGFLWAWDGLLVELAHGYQPFNMDSAGLVFMVIAALCAGLHDFFAAIFVSAYNYKAGKLCEVGRSVVSKPGRIIILGSLIGASCGMGGYMAALQLVPAAYVMPITALYPGVAVVLAVIFLKESIKPLAWVGIAVCIVGAVVIGYTPSDADSARTATFTLGIIFAIVATIGWGAEGVCVTSGMDFIDPVVALNIRYIISSCFYICFLMACFLFVEFPIDASASMIVSSLMSSKGLLFMACAGVVGGITYVSWYRAMNMTGVSRAMALNISYALWAIVLSALFTEIDITMQLIFGAACIFVGSLFVIGNPKDMINLRNVD comes from the coding sequence ATGGAATTGATAGAAGAAAAGCCTGCAAGGGCAGAACTTCAAGATAAAGCTCTGGCCTTTGCTAAGGTTGGCATAATATTTGGCCTGCTTTCCGGCTTTCTTTGGGCCTGGGATGGTTTGTTGGTCGAGCTGGCGCATGGATACCAGCCGTTCAACATGGATTCGGCAGGTTTAGTGTTTATGGTTATTGCGGCCTTGTGCGCAGGATTGCATGACTTCTTTGCCGCTATATTTGTTTCGGCCTATAATTATAAGGCCGGTAAGCTGTGTGAAGTTGGGCGAAGTGTCGTCAGCAAGCCTGGCCGGATTATCATTCTGGGCAGCCTGATTGGGGCTTCCTGCGGAATGGGCGGCTATATGGCTGCGTTGCAATTGGTTCCGGCTGCCTATGTGATGCCTATCACTGCGTTGTATCCAGGCGTGGCGGTTGTTTTGGCCGTAATTTTTCTCAAGGAATCGATCAAGCCGTTGGCTTGGGTTGGTATTGCCGTCTGTATTGTAGGAGCCGTAGTAATTGGCTACACACCGTCGGATGCTGACAGTGCCAGGACAGCGACATTCACGCTGGGTATCATTTTCGCCATTGTTGCAACAATAGGTTGGGGGGCGGAGGGAGTATGCGTCACATCCGGCATGGATTTCATTGATCCGGTGGTGGCCCTCAATATCCGTTATATCATTTCTTCTTGCTTCTACATTTGCTTCTTGATGGCTTGTTTTCTTTTTGTTGAATTTCCGATAGATGCTTCTGCCTCGATGATTGTCAGCAGCCTCATGTCCAGCAAAGGATTGCTGTTTATGGCGTGTGCCGGTGTCGTCGGCGGCATTACGTATGTGTCATGGTATCGGGCTATGAATATGACTGGCGTGAGTCGTGCCATGGCTCTGAATATTTCTTATGCACTCTGGGCTATTGTCTTGAGTGCCCTGTTTACAGAAATTGACATCACAATGCAGTTAATTTTTGGAGCCGCCTGTATCTTTGTTGGGTCGCTCTTCGTTATCGGTAATCCAAAAGATATGATCAATCTGCGAAATGTGGATTAG
- a CDS encoding C-GCAxxG-C-C family protein codes for MSLNSKDNMQIAKVGKEARSLYGSHALCCSEAVLTVINNEFGGGLSQDLVIALSKGFCGGIGDAGCICGALTGAVMAQSLILGKGPQPADDKQVRKASKELHDRFITSYGSACCRVLCEGRDPNSESKGPCLDYVESAASICAHLLLEPVSPNLSFDSEDTAAVYAAKMKQMRRERKVSKIVE; via the coding sequence ATGAGTCTTAATTCAAAGGATAATATGCAAATTGCCAAGGTCGGCAAAGAGGCTCGGAGTCTGTACGGCAGTCATGCTCTGTGCTGCTCCGAAGCCGTGCTTACCGTGATTAATAATGAGTTCGGTGGCGGTTTGTCACAAGACCTTGTCATTGCATTGTCCAAGGGATTTTGTGGCGGTATCGGGGATGCTGGTTGTATTTGTGGCGCATTGACCGGAGCGGTCATGGCCCAGAGCCTCATCCTCGGCAAAGGCCCCCAGCCTGCCGATGACAAGCAGGTGCGCAAGGCTTCCAAGGAGTTACATGATCGATTCATTACTTCGTATGGCAGCGCGTGTTGCCGTGTGTTGTGTGAGGGTCGTGATCCAAATTCAGAATCCAAGGGCCCGTGCCTGGACTATGTGGAATCTGCTGCGTCCATCTGCGCCCATTTGCTTCTTGAACCCGTTTCCCCCAACTTGAGTTTCGACAGTGAGGACACCGCTGCGGTTTATGCCGCAAAGATGAAGCAGATGCGCCGTGAGCGGAAAGTAAGCAAGATTGTTGAATAA
- a CDS encoding ATP-binding protein translates to MKKSEVKYMDPDTLRSRAQALLKKDPFALTTNDNPVELQAVIQELQIHQIELELQNEELRLTQTELKESRDSFADLYDFAPIGYLTVGRNGAIRHINLTGTKLLRTDRQKIINSRLQLFFEYDSLFGYNQFIEKAFDTNVQVAFETQLVIKNNPGPYVRLEGFVSEGTQEFRIAMIDITEQIKAKEILEHNLNLSSALAKLYAPIIMPDATVSTSAHVVLEEVIKLTGSQYGCIGTFDANGSLDHISTNTMNDCRVVSMDESPMFRVNSAGEFASLQGYSLNTRKPFFTNDVAKHHASTGIPDGHVKLNNLLSIPVLLGDNLFGQVMLANKSSDYTENDIENLKPFTNIFALAIQRLKNKHDLTAVKELLHRILLGIKAGIIVVDRETQKIETINNIALDMLQGAEENYVGMNIDVLNCINSSGKKVPFCTANIERNGGTDLRISKYDGQMVPIQRIVLEDVIDGKNKFLGIIFDITGRKKLERRLALSQKMESIGQLSAGIAHEINTPSQYIGGNLKFMSGAFDEISSFLNKYRNDFDSLCKTGQKELQTQWDKQDIDYFLTELPNSILQSIEGVDQISSIVSALKRFSHPGSDSKVSSDINDALKTTSIICRNEWKYHADVVFDFKDEEFSIPCYINELNQVFVNIVINAAHALKQKYEHSDTKGTITIQTRDVDKWFEIIIHDTGAGIPAEALPRVFDPFFTTKEMGVGSGQGLALAYSIITEKHGGTIEFKSEEGVGTTCLIRLPIQ, encoded by the coding sequence ATGAAGAAGAGTGAAGTTAAATATATGGATCCAGATACTCTCCGTAGTCGCGCACAAGCCTTATTAAAGAAAGACCCTTTTGCTCTAACTACCAATGATAATCCAGTGGAATTGCAGGCAGTAATTCAGGAGCTCCAGATTCATCAAATTGAGTTGGAACTGCAAAACGAGGAGCTGCGGTTAACGCAAACAGAGTTGAAAGAGTCTCGGGACAGCTTTGCAGACCTTTATGATTTTGCTCCCATCGGTTACCTTACTGTTGGCCGGAATGGGGCCATTCGCCACATCAATCTCACTGGAACAAAACTGCTGCGAACGGATAGACAAAAAATTATTAACAGTCGGTTACAGTTGTTTTTTGAATATGACTCTCTCTTCGGTTACAATCAGTTTATTGAAAAAGCTTTTGATACAAATGTTCAGGTGGCATTTGAAACGCAGCTGGTAATAAAAAACAATCCCGGGCCATATGTTCGCCTTGAAGGTTTTGTCTCTGAAGGTACGCAGGAATTTCGTATCGCCATGATAGACATTACGGAGCAAATTAAGGCCAAAGAAATTTTAGAGCACAATCTTAATCTAAGCTCAGCCCTTGCAAAACTATACGCCCCGATCATAATGCCCGATGCCACAGTCTCGACTTCTGCACATGTTGTTCTTGAAGAGGTCATTAAACTCACAGGCAGTCAGTATGGCTGTATTGGTACATTTGACGCGAATGGGAGTCTTGACCATATTTCTACTAACACAATGAATGATTGCCGTGTTGTTTCTATGGATGAGTCTCCAATGTTTAGAGTAAACAGTGCTGGAGAATTCGCGTCCTTGCAGGGGTACAGTCTTAATACACGAAAACCATTTTTCACAAATGATGTTGCCAAGCATCACGCCTCAACCGGTATTCCTGATGGGCACGTTAAATTGAACAACTTACTAAGTATTCCTGTGCTGCTTGGGGATAATTTGTTTGGACAAGTTATGCTGGCCAATAAATCAAGTGACTACACAGAAAATGACATTGAAAATCTCAAGCCTTTTACAAACATATTTGCTTTGGCCATTCAGCGATTGAAAAACAAGCATGATTTGACAGCTGTTAAAGAGTTGCTGCACAGGATTCTGCTGGGAATAAAAGCAGGAATAATAGTTGTTGATCGGGAGACTCAGAAAATTGAAACGATTAACAACATAGCTCTGGATATGCTGCAAGGGGCAGAAGAAAATTATGTAGGCATGAATATCGATGTTCTTAATTGTATAAATTCAAGTGGAAAAAAAGTGCCGTTTTGCACTGCAAACATTGAGAGGAATGGGGGAACTGACCTCAGGATCTCGAAGTATGATGGCCAGATGGTCCCGATACAGAGAATTGTTTTGGAAGATGTTATTGATGGAAAAAATAAATTCCTTGGGATCATATTTGACATAACAGGCAGAAAGAAATTGGAACGCCGCTTAGCCTTGTCGCAAAAAATGGAATCCATCGGGCAGCTGTCTGCTGGAATAGCTCATGAAATTAACACCCCCTCACAATATATTGGAGGGAATCTGAAATTTATGAGCGGTGCATTTGATGAGATTAGTTCCTTTTTGAATAAATATCGAAATGACTTCGATTCTCTCTGCAAGACGGGTCAAAAAGAGTTGCAAACTCAGTGGGATAAACAGGATATTGACTATTTTCTCACAGAACTACCGAATTCTATTCTGCAATCGATTGAGGGAGTAGATCAGATTTCAAGTATTGTTAGCGCCTTAAAGCGTTTTTCACATCCCGGATCTGATAGTAAAGTTTCTTCGGATATCAATGATGCACTGAAAACTACCAGTATAATATGTAGGAACGAATGGAAATATCATGCAGATGTCGTCTTTGATTTTAAAGATGAAGAATTTTCGATTCCCTGTTATATTAACGAACTGAATCAGGTTTTTGTTAATATAGTAATTAATGCTGCCCACGCATTAAAACAAAAATATGAACACAGTGACACGAAAGGAACCATCACTATTCAAACACGAGATGTTGATAAGTGGTTTGAAATTATAATTCATGACACGGGAGCGGGTATTCCTGCCGAGGCTTTGCCGCGTGTGTTCGATCCTTTCTTTACAACCAAAGAGATGGGGGTAGGTTCAGGCCAAGGTTTAGCTCTTGCGTACTCAATTATAACCGAAAAACATGGTGGTACAATAGAGTTTAAAAGTGAGGAAGGAGTCGGGACAACATGTTTAATCCGGCTGCCGATACAATGA
- a CDS encoding YitT family protein has translation MENKLRNITDSLAWNLFLLVLGGFVYVVGYNGVAVHHDFVPGTSYGLAVVIQKNLPSLSLASWYFTISIPMFIAAWKGVSRRFFFLNLATLVAVTLMTSYVHLDLGIKNEMNAAIVAGAIMGVGCGLIFRTYGGGGGLDVVAVILNRKFGIRIGVFYFFVNSCVMFSALSRYTPDKLIASMVMIFICSVVTEYVLSLLNQRKAVRIVTKKTNELVKIMTEEKYHVTVFQGKGGYTDDDVDMVFSISDNIRLRSLEQLVFDCDPQAVFVVENTFSVIGGTFARRKVY, from the coding sequence ATGGAAAATAAACTAAGAAATATTACCGATTCCCTTGCGTGGAACCTGTTTCTGCTAGTCCTTGGCGGTTTCGTATATGTTGTCGGTTACAACGGAGTGGCTGTGCATCATGATTTCGTGCCTGGCACCTCGTATGGCTTAGCGGTTGTTATTCAGAAGAATTTGCCGAGTCTCTCCTTGGCCAGTTGGTATTTTACCATCAGCATCCCGATGTTTATTGCTGCCTGGAAGGGCGTTTCAAGGCGTTTCTTCTTTCTTAATCTTGCAACGCTGGTGGCCGTGACGTTGATGACCTCCTATGTCCATCTTGACTTGGGGATCAAAAACGAGATGAATGCAGCCATCGTTGCCGGCGCGATCATGGGAGTTGGTTGTGGTCTCATTTTTCGTACCTACGGAGGCGGGGGAGGTCTGGACGTCGTTGCGGTTATTTTGAACCGCAAGTTCGGAATACGAATTGGAGTTTTTTATTTCTTTGTCAACTCATGTGTTATGTTCTCTGCTCTGAGCCGCTATACACCTGACAAGCTTATTGCCTCCATGGTGATGATTTTCATTTGTTCAGTGGTCACTGAGTATGTTCTGTCGCTTTTGAATCAACGCAAGGCCGTGCGTATCGTAACCAAAAAGACTAATGAATTGGTAAAGATTATGACGGAAGAAAAATACCATGTGACGGTCTTTCAAGGGAAGGGCGGTTACACCGACGATGACGTAGATATGGTCTTTTCGATTTCGGATAACATCCGTCTACGTTCATTGGAACAGTTGGTTTTTGATTGTGATCCCCAAGCTGTTTTCGTTGTTGAAAACACATTTAGTGTTATTGGCGGAACGTTTGCACGGCGTAAAGTTTATTAG
- a CDS encoding DUF1016 N-terminal domain-containing protein, whose product MINLKQIKAVVSVNKELLQFYWELGADIIEQQKESTWGNGFLKKLSADLIHTFPDTKGVSYRNLRYISI is encoded by the coding sequence ATGATAAATTTGAAGCAGATCAAAGCGGTAGTTTCAGTAAATAAAGAGTTGCTACAATTTTATTGGGAACTTGGGGCAGATATTATTGAACAGCAAAAAGAATCCACATGGGGAAATGGATTTTTGAAAAAGTTAAGTGCAGATTTAATCCACACTTTCCCTGACACTAAGGGCGTTTCATATAGGAACTTACGGTATATCAGTATCTGA
- a CDS encoding tyrosine-type recombinase/integrase, which yields MATPKWEASQKFKGVRWYKHESRKYGVRYDRCFDIRYSGSGQRFASTLGWESAGWSEEKAYLKRDEYLENLKKGEKPYTYKQELELLKLKNELDSQIELQEAESKHNEGITFGEVFAAYLIWAKNNKKHWKDDEQRYNSHLKGSLHTVLFNEVNSYLLEQIKATLLRKLSPASTKHCLVIVRQVYNRAIEGAIGVNEKHFVWHGVNPIAGVKLRNLVGDNSKQRTLDTFDSKRGEQGSDERRLMASLEERSFVTYGLAMTSLYGGLRFAEAANLKWMHIDLKSGHINCLEGKGGLDRKILIPIHKKLYRALELQFEKQNPKQIDLVWPGRGNIPFKSVSETFPRVVKKLGLNEGITDRRMTLDFHSLRHTFATRLGNAGTPITILRDLLGHRDFTMVSRYAKSSQSVAEEAIARLG from the coding sequence ATGGCAACTCCTAAATGGGAAGCTTCACAGAAGTTCAAAGGCGTTCGATGGTATAAGCACGAATCCAGAAAGTATGGTGTTCGATATGATCGTTGTTTTGATATCAGGTACTCAGGTTCAGGTCAGAGATTTGCTTCAACTCTTGGCTGGGAATCGGCCGGATGGTCTGAAGAGAAAGCATATCTAAAACGTGACGAATATTTGGAAAATTTAAAAAAGGGCGAAAAGCCCTATACCTATAAGCAAGAACTTGAGCTTTTAAAACTAAAGAACGAGCTAGATAGTCAAATCGAACTACAGGAAGCGGAATCCAAACATAATGAAGGTATTACTTTTGGTGAAGTTTTTGCGGCTTATTTGATCTGGGCTAAAAACAACAAAAAGCATTGGAAAGATGACGAGCAGCGTTACAATTCACATTTGAAAGGTAGCCTGCACACAGTTCTTTTCAATGAGGTTAACAGCTATCTTCTTGAGCAGATAAAAGCGACGCTGCTCAGAAAGCTTTCTCCTGCCTCTACTAAGCATTGTCTCGTGATAGTTCGGCAGGTGTACAATAGAGCCATTGAAGGGGCTATTGGGGTCAATGAAAAGCACTTTGTGTGGCATGGTGTTAATCCTATAGCAGGTGTAAAGCTTAGAAATTTAGTTGGTGATAATTCTAAGCAACGAACTTTAGATACTTTTGATTCTAAGAGGGGGGAGCAAGGGAGTGATGAACGCAGATTAATGGCTTCCCTTGAGGAAAGGTCTTTTGTTACTTATGGGCTTGCAATGACCAGTCTTTATGGAGGGCTTAGATTTGCAGAAGCAGCGAATTTGAAGTGGATGCACATAGACTTAAAAAGTGGCCATATCAATTGTCTTGAAGGTAAAGGTGGCTTGGATCGTAAAATATTAATTCCAATCCATAAAAAACTTTATAGAGCGTTAGAGCTCCAGTTTGAAAAGCAAAATCCCAAACAGATTGATTTAGTCTGGCCCGGGCGAGGCAATATCCCGTTCAAGAGTGTGAGTGAAACTTTTCCCAGAGTTGTAAAAAAATTAGGATTAAACGAGGGCATAACAGACCGCAGAATGACGCTTGATTTTCATTCTCTACGGCATACCTTCGCAACGAGACTCGGCAATGCAGGTACACCTATAACGATCTTGAGAGATCTGTTAGGTCACAGAGATTTCACTATGGTTTCAAGGTATGCGAAATCAAGCCAGAGTGTAGCTGAAGAGGCAATTGCGCGGTTGGGATAG
- a CDS encoding chemotaxis protein CheB, which yields MGKEKKVDQADSGSEKNTKSVENMTSQDQQSIDHYTPEFPIVGIGASAGGLEALESFLRNVPEESGMAFVIVQHLDPSQKGSMVSLLQRYTSMPVFQVEDGIKIKPDHVYIIAPGKEISILQGVLHQFEPTQRRGLRLPIDSFFQSLAEDRHINAIGVVLSGMGSDGMLGLRAIKEEYGMTFVQNPDSAKFNSMPLSSIDAGLADVVAPARELPLKITNCLKRTLMGSDKIMTRTHQDSMGKIVLVLRSQTGHDFSQYKKSSIYRRVERRMGVHQIDKMSQYVRFLRENPQEVDLLFKEILIGVTNFFRDPEIWEHLKRIILPAMMKDFPDGETMRVWMPGCSTGEEAYSLSMVFNEVLEGQIAPKKLSIQIFATDLDNDAIDKARMGVYPQNISSDVSKERLLRFFTQEGEFWRIESDIRDTVIFAPQNIIMDPPFTKLDIIVCRNLLIYLDQELQKKLIPMFHYSLNPNGVLLLGSSESLGIFTDLFTPLEAKMRLYKRLDSDERHIPTLFSRRLPPLYSPVIKEQDPKTPIINVQSLMEQLILKNYAPAAVLATSDGDILNITGHTGKFLEPPAGKANWNLFAMAREGLRFRLSSAFIQAFRDQTVTTIKGVHIEDGNSFNVVDVVIHPLAKFSQMKNMLMVLFSAGYSPEKDSSVIVPTVKANILGVTKGMQHELQQARDEVQFLKHEMQTSQEDLKNSNEEMQSTNEELQSMNEELMTSKEEMQSMNEELQTVNQELKVKIDNLYESNNDMKNLLDSTNIATLFLDEDLNIRRFTAQATTIFKLLPGDVSRPFTDIVSNLDYPEMSADAEEVMKSLIYSEKDISSLNGMWYKIRIMPYRTDDNKISGLVITFSNISQAKHLETMLRLKEREALDLFTEMPNPFALLDSVFDEKGNFVEAQVVLVNEAYEHLMAASDVKKTLHEIWPGIEQAAFEACKETVMTGKPNSFEQHHGRLGKKIRGFAYRPGVTPKRFCLLFEVSS from the coding sequence ATGGGAAAAGAAAAAAAAGTTGATCAAGCGGATAGCGGGTCCGAAAAAAATACAAAATCGGTTGAAAATATGACCTCTCAGGATCAACAATCTATCGATCACTATACACCTGAATTTCCTATTGTCGGTATCGGGGCATCTGCCGGTGGGCTTGAAGCATTGGAGTCTTTTCTACGAAATGTGCCTGAAGAGAGCGGTATGGCTTTTGTTATCGTTCAGCATTTGGACCCGTCGCAAAAAGGTAGCATGGTTAGTTTGCTCCAGCGATATACTTCGATGCCTGTCTTTCAGGTTGAAGATGGGATAAAGATCAAGCCCGACCATGTGTATATAATTGCTCCAGGTAAGGAAATATCCATCTTGCAAGGTGTGTTGCACCAGTTTGAACCTACTCAGCGACGAGGGTTACGTCTCCCTATAGATTCTTTTTTCCAATCACTGGCTGAAGACCGGCATATAAATGCTATTGGCGTTGTTCTTTCAGGTATGGGGTCAGATGGAATGCTTGGTTTACGGGCTATCAAGGAAGAATACGGCATGACTTTCGTGCAAAATCCGGACTCTGCAAAATTTAATAGCATGCCGCTTAGTTCTATAGATGCTGGACTAGCGGATGTTGTAGCCCCAGCGCGCGAGTTGCCCTTGAAGATTACAAACTGTCTTAAACGGACACTAATGGGCTCCGATAAAATAATGACGAGAACGCATCAGGATTCGATGGGAAAAATAGTACTTGTTCTTCGTTCGCAAACTGGACACGATTTTTCTCAGTATAAAAAGAGCTCAATTTATAGGCGCGTTGAGCGTCGCATGGGTGTGCATCAAATAGATAAAATGTCTCAATATGTTCGTTTTTTAAGAGAGAACCCTCAGGAAGTAGATCTTCTTTTCAAGGAAATACTGATCGGGGTAACAAATTTTTTCCGTGACCCCGAGATATGGGAACACCTTAAGAGGATTATCCTTCCTGCTATGATGAAAGACTTTCCCGATGGTGAAACCATGCGAGTCTGGATGCCCGGATGTTCAACGGGGGAAGAAGCATATTCTTTATCGATGGTTTTCAATGAAGTTCTGGAAGGCCAAATAGCGCCTAAAAAATTATCTATCCAGATATTTGCTACCGATCTTGATAATGATGCCATTGATAAAGCCCGTATGGGAGTTTATCCTCAGAATATAAGCTCAGATGTTTCAAAAGAAAGATTGCTCCGATTCTTTACACAGGAAGGAGAGTTTTGGAGGATAGAATCGGATATTCGAGATACCGTGATATTTGCGCCGCAAAACATAATTATGGACCCTCCGTTCACAAAACTTGATATCATCGTCTGTCGCAATCTGCTCATATATCTTGATCAGGAATTGCAGAAGAAACTTATTCCTATGTTTCATTACAGTCTTAATCCAAATGGAGTTCTTCTTCTTGGTAGCTCGGAAAGTTTAGGAATCTTCACTGATCTTTTCACTCCTCTGGAGGCTAAAATGCGCCTTTATAAACGTCTTGATAGTGATGAACGTCATATTCCAACACTTTTTTCTCGCAGGCTCCCCCCCCTTTATTCTCCAGTTATTAAAGAGCAAGATCCTAAAACTCCCATAATTAATGTTCAATCTTTGATGGAACAATTGATTCTAAAGAATTATGCTCCGGCCGCAGTTCTAGCCACAAGCGATGGTGATATATTAAATATCACCGGGCATACTGGAAAGTTTCTGGAACCGCCAGCCGGCAAAGCTAATTGGAATTTGTTCGCCATGGCACGGGAGGGGCTGCGTTTTCGGCTTAGTTCAGCATTTATACAAGCTTTTCGAGATCAAACTGTCACAACAATCAAAGGTGTTCATATAGAGGATGGAAATAGTTTTAATGTGGTTGATGTTGTTATCCATCCATTAGCGAAGTTCAGTCAGATGAAAAACATGCTTATGGTTCTTTTTAGCGCAGGGTACTCGCCAGAAAAAGACTCGTCAGTCATAGTGCCTACGGTAAAAGCAAACATTCTAGGTGTTACAAAGGGGATGCAACACGAATTACAACAGGCCCGTGATGAAGTACAATTTCTTAAGCATGAGATGCAAACGTCACAGGAAGATCTGAAGAATAGTAATGAAGAGATGCAATCAACTAACGAAGAACTTCAGTCAATGAACGAAGAACTGATGACTTCCAAGGAAGAGATGCAGTCAATGAACGAAGAATTGCAGACGGTTAATCAGGAATTGAAAGTCAAAATAGACAATCTCTATGAGTCTAATAATGATATGAAGAACCTGCTCGACAGCACTAATATAGCAACTCTGTTTTTGGATGAGGATCTCAATATTCGCCGATTTACGGCTCAGGCTACGACTATCTTTAAACTTCTACCCGGGGATGTCAGTCGTCCTTTTACAGATATTGTTTCTAATCTTGACTATCCGGAGATGTCTGCGGACGCAGAAGAAGTAATGAAGTCTCTGATTTATTCTGAAAAGGACATATCCAGCTTGAACGGGATGTGGTATAAGATTCGTATTATGCCTTACCGAACGGATGACAACAAGATAAGCGGACTGGTAATTACGTTCTCCAATATAAGTCAGGCCAAGCATCTTGAAACTATGTTAAGGCTGAAAGAACGTGAGGCTCTGGATCTTTTTACGGAGATGCCTAACCCATTCGCTCTGCTTGATTCTGTTTTCGATGAAAAGGGAAATTTTGTAGAAGCGCAGGTTGTTTTGGTCAACGAGGCTTATGAGCATTTGATGGCAGCATCGGATGTGAAAAAGACCTTGCACGAAATCTGGCCGGGAATTGAACAAGCGGCTTTTGAGGCATGCAAGGAAACTGTCATGACTGGCAAGCCGAATAGTTTTGAGCAACATCACGGACGGCTGGGAAAAAAAATACGAGGTTTCGCCTATAGACCGGGTGTAACTCCTAAGCGCTTCTGTCTTTTATTTGAAGTTAGTTCATAG